Below is a window of Anomaloglossus baeobatrachus isolate aAnoBae1 chromosome 8, aAnoBae1.hap1, whole genome shotgun sequence DNA.
ctcactcccccccccccccccaggacccAGGGGCCTCAGCCTTTCCCTCACTTCCCCCCAGGACCCAGGGGCCTCAGCCTTTTCCTCACTTCCCCCCAGGGGCCTCAGCCTTTTCCTCACTTTCCCCCCAGGACCCAGGGGCCTCAGCCTTCACCTCACTCCCCCCCAGGACCCAGGGGCCTCAGCCTTCACCTCACTCCCCCCCAGGACCCAGGGGCCTCAGCCTTCACCTCACTTCCCCCCCCAGGGGCCTCAGCCTtcacctcaccccccccccccaggacccAGGGGCCTCAGCCTTTTCCTCACTTCCCCCAGGATCCAGGGGCCTCAGCCTTTTCCTCACTCCCCCCCCAGGATCCAGGGGCCTCAGCCTTTTCCTCACTCCCCCCCCAGGATCCAGGGGCCTCAGCCTTTTCCTCACTCCCCCCCCAGGATCCAGGGGCCTCAGCCTTTTCCTCACTCCCCCCCCAGGATCCAGGGGCCTCAGCCTTTTCCTCACTCCCCCCCCAGGACCCAGGGGCCTCAGCCTTTTCCTCACTCCCCCCCCAGGACCCAGGGGCCTCAGCCTTTTCCTCACTCCCCCCCCAGGACCCAGGGGCCTCAGCCTTCACCTCCTCCCTTGTTTTGGGGTTTCAGTTCCCTCCACTTGTTCTGGGTCTCCTTTGGTCCTGAGTTTTGGAATACTCCGACCCTGGTGTGATTTTATGTCTCTCCCTCAGGGAACATGAAGGCCTTGATCCTGGTTGGCGGTTACGGTACGAGGTTACGACCTCTGACACTCAGTGTCCCTAAACCCATGGTGGATTTCTGCAATAAGCCCATTCTGCTGCACCAGGTGGAGGCGCTGGTGAAGGTAAGGAGCACAGCCGTGTGCCGTATATGACTGGTATACAGCGTAACAACAGTATCTTCTCTCCTGTGGATAGGCGGGGGTTAATCATGTCATTCTGGCCGTCAGCTACATGTCAGACATGTTAGAGAAGGAGATGAAGGAGCAGGAGAAACGGGTAAGAGCGCCTCATGTCTCATCATCATGTGTCACACCAGCTGCCATCTTACTATCCATTTATTTTTTGGCAGTTGGGAATCCGCATCTCCATGTCTCACGAGAAGGAGCCGCTGGGAACAGGTGAGCAGGTTGGGGGTCTGCCGGGGACAATATCATTATTGGGGACTGGAGAGCTAGAATGAGTCTGCAGGATCTGGGGTGTATGGTCAGCGTTCGGGGCCTGGTGACCTATAACCTTTCTTCTGATCGGCAGCGGGCCCCTTGGCTCTCGCCCGGCAGCTGCTAACAGAGAACCCAGAGCCGTTCTTCGTACTGAACAGTGACGTTATCTGTGACTTTCCCTTCGAAGACATGGTCCGATTCCATCAGCACCACGGCAAGGAGGGCACCATCGTGGTGAGACATGGCTCGTTGTTGGAGTGACGGGAGGATAGATGGGGAGTGATGCTGTTGTGTCACACCCAGGGTTGTATACCCTCAGATGTCTTAGGCAGGTATGAAAAACTGCTGCAGAGTAAGATGCTTCAGACACAGATGGGTTAATCATTTATTTTTAGCAATTGACAAGATGCAAAGTGACTGAAAAAAAGAGATGTAAatctcctcagtatttggtgactgcccatcgcctccatcacttcttgccCTCAAATGTACTTAGGTTATGAAGGAATCCAGCAAGAGATTGTCCCAAACATCTTGGAGAGCTGATCCCCGAtgctctgtgtatgaggcttgtgtggatccttctgtctcttgatcccAAACAGATGGATGATTTGAGATCAGGGCTCCGTGGGGTTCGGCTCAGcacctccaggactccttgttcctaATGACCTTGGCTGGATGTTTGTGGTCGTTCTCCAGCTGCAGATGAAATTTTGAGCCAAGAAGTCGACTCCCTGATGGTcttacatgatggataagtatctgcctggaTTTCTCAGCAGTGAGGACATCCTTAATCCTGACCAAATCCTCAACTCCATCTGCTGGAATGGAGTCACAAACCTGCCGGACCCTCCACCACACGTCCTTGCTCTTGCAGACCCTCATTGTTGGTCCGCTCTTCTGACCTTCAGGGACAATCTGCGTCTGTTACAGCTGAATATTTCACACTTTACTCTTCAGACCAAAGACCTTCGGACTTCTTCTATTCCTAGTTCCTGTTTTCCTGCATAGTTGCATGCTCGTTTCCATTTAGAAGGTCTGGGGTTTTCGCCATCTATGAAGATGAGTtttggatggactcctctgaacagTAGAGGGGTGTAGCTGGTCCCACTGGTTGCTGCCATCTGGAAGCTGATGACAACGCTGGAATGCCTCTGAACAGTAGATGGGTGTAACTGGTCCCACTGGTTGCTGTCAGTTCTGGGCTGATAACAATGCTGGATATCTAGTAATATCAAAGGGAAGTAACCTGATCATCTGCAGCACTATTTCATTGGCCGATCACTCCATCTATGGTCCTCAGCATTGCCAAATTCTTGATGTTTCTTCAGAAGATCTTGGGCAGCACATCTGGAAACCTCAGTCTGCTGTGAAATCTTTGTCTTTTAGGAGAGATCTTAGCAGTGCACGTGACCTGTTTCTTCTTGCTGTCTTGCCTTGGTGTATAACTCTGGTATGAAAATGACTTCCACCATCTCACCTTTGTGGCAGAGTTTGGTTGTTCCTCACCAAGTTTAGCTTCcaacacagctgtttctgtttcagttaatgactgttTCCACCTCCATATGAAAACTTTGATCATTTTCACCTGTCTGTTTAGACTTGGTTACTCATACACCAAAGGATAATCTACAAGATCCCTGACTGTACAAGTGATGAGAAGAAGTGATGGAGATGATGGGCGGTCATCAAATACTGAGAGGGTTTATATTTCTCTTTTCTTCACTTAGTTTGGATTTTTTTCATTTGATAATAGATTATTTTTATCACTTCTATGTATGAAGCTTCTTACTTTGCCGCAGTTCTTCCACACATGCCTAAAATTATGGcactgtgctgtatatgggggaGTGATACTGTTAGATTATACATAAACCAATTGACATAAATTATAATCTGTAATCTCTGCTTCTTGTGTAGGTCACAAAGGTGGAGGAGCCCTCTAAATATGGGGTAGTCGTGTATGATGCAGAGTCCAGTCAGATCCAGAGGTTTGTGGAGAAACCTCAAGTGTTTGTATCCAACAAGATAAATTCTGGATTATACATCTTTTGCCCGTCCATGCTGGACCGAATTCAGGTGCCTACATTGATATGACCTGTACGATGCCCCGCGCCGTGGTCACACGATGTGTGTACGATGCCCCGCGCCGTGGTCACACGATGTGTGTACGATGCCCCGCGCCGTGGTCACACGATGTGTGTACGATGCCCCGCGCCGTGGTCACACGATGTGTGTACGATGCCCCGCACCGTGGTCACACGATGTGTGTACGATGCCCCGCGCCGTGGTCACACGATGTGTGTACGATGCCCCGCGCCGTGGTCACACGATGTGTGTACGATGCCCCGCACCGTGGTCACACGATGTGTGTACGATGCCCCGCGCCGTGGTCACACGATGTGTGTACGATGCCCCGCGCCGTGGTCACACGATGTGTGTACGATGCCACATTTTACATATTACCAGTCTGAGCTTGGTCCGATTCTGAGAGTTTTGGGGTGGGTGGACTTTGCCGCCAGTC
It encodes the following:
- the GMPPB gene encoding mannose-1-phosphate guanylyltransferase catalytic subunit beta; the encoded protein is MKALILVGGYGTRLRPLTLSVPKPMVDFCNKPILLHQVEALVKAGVNHVILAVSYMSDMLEKEMKEQEKRLGIRISMSHEKEPLGTAGPLALARQLLTENPEPFFVLNSDVICDFPFEDMVRFHQHHGKEGTIVVTKVEEPSKYGVVVYDAESSQIQRFVEKPQVFVSNKINSGLYIFCPSMLDRIQLRPTSIEKEIFPVMAQDGQLFAMELQGFWMDIGQPKDFLTGMCLYLQSVKMKYPEWLHAGPGIVGNVLVDPSAKIGDNCCIGPNVIIGPGVTVEDGARIKRCTVMKGSRIRSHSWLESSIVGWSSTVGQWVRMENVTVLGEDVIVNDELYLNGANVLPHKCIAESVPEPRIIM